Within Anopheles nili chromosome 3, idAnoNiliSN_F5_01, whole genome shotgun sequence, the genomic segment TAAAAAGACTTTACGGGACAGTCACGCTATCCTACAGTTCGTAATGTTCATTAATGTATCGCCTTTTCCATTGTCCTTCTGCACATACGTTTccaaaatccttctgagcatcttccgcACGAATGTAACTAAGATGGTTTCGGCTGTTTTTGGACACAGTCCATATCCCAAGAAGTGTATGTGAGAACTTGAACTATAAATGTCTTCTATAACTCCAGTTGCAGCCATCGCGACAGGAAGTTTGAgaggagaagtttcctcaggttTTGGTATGGCTGGTTCGCTGCTAATGCGTATTACAACATCATTTGTCaatgctgacttttgaccagcgataggtaaaaaaaaataggtaGCTATGGAAGTTatgctcacctatctgtataTCACCCCAGCTTAGATATGTATTTGTAGGAAGAGCCGTTTAAATATGCCCTATCGTTGTTATTTTTGGCTTTATCTCCTACCCGAGGCTTTCTGTTCGGCtactcaatccgtttgtatgTTTCTGCTATAAAGGAAAACCGCAAACCAATCATGTGTTTGCCATCGGAATGTATCAGGATCTgaattgacttgtagaagatggccCCCGTGGTTTCCACTCCAGAGTCTGGAATTTCCCTCTCAAGTGTCGTGTTGAACAGGAGACAGACAAGATCTTCCACCACGGGTCTGGGTAAAGGGTCTTGATAATTTTTCATGCACCATGACATGGATTGTGGCGTTAGTCATGGTCATTTTTACCAGACTTGTCAGCAAGGTCGGGATTCTAAAAAAGCTAATAGTTTCGCTAAGATCTAACCAGGCTACGATACCGTATGCTGCATTGCAATCTATGAAGAGACGGTATTAAACACCAGTAATACCAATCAAGTTGCTGTGCATAACTCTTTTCTTGTATATGGAATAGATGATGCGAATATTCAAATAACAAGTTATCGATTCGCTGTCTTATATCACAGCAACATCTTAATAAACGTCTAGTTCTAGTGGTGTACCAGTTCAAACGTTACTCCAACGATGCGGGGAGCAATAGGCCTGGCTAATCATGAGAATTTGTCAATATACTTTACATAACAGCCGTTGTAAAGGTGCCAAATATGGTTTCATGTGGTTAGAGGTGATTGGGGCCATATCGAAACCAAATTGCCACCAGAGAGCGTGTGTAAAATACTGAAATTCATAAAGTAATTGCATTGAACGTAGTTAAACGCGAGCAAATCCAATACGCCATTAAATTCGATTTTCCTCTTCGATGTGTCaacattcattttcaaaaaattgaCCATATTAGATACGATTGAAATGAAGCAGCATCTTCCGTACCGTTCTTCACCGGCACAACCTCCGGCttcaatttaatttgtcaACCAGCCCAGACCGGTGCTCCAGTCACACCAGTTCGttgcacacactcgcacacaaccCGAATCCTGATTCAAAACGATTCCCGTGCTCATGTGAGAATTGATTTTTATATTCGGTCACCGAACTCTTCACGTGCCCCCAACTCGATGTGTGCAAAACATGTCCTCAAAAgcaaacagtaaaaaaagTGATTGCGAGTGAAGACCCCCAGAAGGAGTTTTCGGACGGGAAAGCATTGGCATGCCCCCAGGTTCGGATCATCTAGGGCGCCGATAAACTATTTTCAACTGCGCAGCCTTTCCCCGAAAAGCTTTAGCAAATAAATCAGTAAACTTTTCCCAGTTGGACCGGATCCAAGTCATGTTCCagttttcatgttttcgttcatttctGCCTTCCACCACCGGCCGCCAGCTTCCTTGCAAGAATGATCTTTTTCTTGTGCCCCATTCCTTTATCTCTTGATGGGTGGGTACAAATTCAAACCGAGGATCGATGCCAATACTGCTCCACCACCTTATGTGCGGTTTTACTGATTCCAATTTCCCTATCACACTAGATTTAGCAGAGTAGGCGATGGATCGGAACAACCTTCATCGGTCATAACTCTGGATTTATTGCTGAAACGACCCTTATAACGAGCGTTGGGTGGggacacatttttcatccaatcttcgCTCCTAATTAATAAAAGCAACTTTGTATTCTATTTCTACTTCCACCGGCCTTGTTTTGGCCGACGGAAGGTCTGCTACCGCATTTGGTCTTCTCCAACCGACCGGAAAAGGTCGGTAAGCTCAGCATGGCCAACTGCGACCACGTTCCGACACTTCGCAGAAAGGGTTCTTCTTTAGCTCCAGCAGCATCGGGGCGATTACCGTGCAACCGTGCCAAatcgtcttttttctttcgcaaaagcAAGACGCTCTTGTTGTCGACAGCCTTGGCACGATAATGACGAACGGGTTGATTCTGTTGACAGCCTCACTGCAAGCGCCATTGGCACTCGCTTTTGGTGACGTTGGGCGCTTGTGATGTGCAGTTTAAATTACCTTGCCGGTGAACGATTTGTATCGGCCAACTACAACCCATGTAATTAATTTACAGCCTCCCAAGTGTGCCGAAGCAAAGATAATGAAGCTCTTGCATGAGATGAAGCTGCTCATCATTGGCGTTGGACGAGATGGTTTCATCTCCCTTTCATGGCCATGTGGTCACTAATTTAATCATGAAAAATATGCCGTTTGTGTCAGCCGGGCAAAGGTTTAAGAATAACAAAATCCCTGCAAACCGAATCTGCAATATTCTTGTCGATGAaagagggattttttttttcaaaatatggaTCAATTTAAGGAACATAAATATGACCAAGTGTtcttttattgatttaaataACAACTTAGAAGTCAATCTCGGTCAAATTTAAGTGAATATGAAGGTAATACAAATTTCAGATATGGTTGTTTAATCCTAATTTGTTTATCTCTTATATCTGAAGCAAATTAACGTTTGAAACCCCAAACCGTAAAGCTGTCGAGCAGCGTAGAGGAACTGAGATaacggagaaaaaagggcgctcTCGTAGAACCCATACTTCTCGAAAAGGCAGCGAAAGTTTCATATTCATCAatccttttccaccgtgcgatTTATCTTCCCGAGCCACAGATGTTTGCCCTTTGGATCTGATTCGTTTTTCTCCTGTGATGACGTCCTGCACTCGCTACCAAAGCTCGTGGGCGGGGGTACACGTGAGGTGGGCGAGGCGGCTTATCTACTTACCTTGTTTTCTCAGCCATTCTGAAACGAATGCGGAAAAGTTGTTGCCGCCGGCGTAGAGTAAGGGAACactacttcttttttttcacgttcgcTCTGCGTTCgtccgaaaaataaaatcttcctCCGGCAGCGTGGTAGTTATCGCGAATTAATCATTTTATGTCGCTTCTCTTCGAAATAACGACAACTGGAAAGCAGCATACGGGGGTTTAAGCTCTACTGGTGATCAAGTTTTACAGAAACGCTTCCTATTGTCGAGTACGCACTACACAACTACGCGTAAAAGTCTGCATGGATTGGATTTTAATTCAATCGCGTGCTTCACCGAATCGAGATTCTTTCAATTCTCACTATTAGCTCCGGCTCGCTTTCCCGGAACTAAATTACAAACCTCCTCACTACCGGATAACAGTTCGAGGAAATTCGTTCCGAACACCGTCCCTCGTGAGTGTTGTTTGGCTGGAAAACCGTGAACGCGAGCCTGGCAAAGTGCGAGAGCgatttatttcgcttcctATCGCATCGAAACGAGACGCTGATTAGCCCGCTTAGATTAGTCGACCCATTTCTTCCCGCTCGCTGGCACTGATATCCTTCGCCTTGGTAAATGCGCATACTTTTccatattttccaccaattaCTCCCATTCTGTTCGATCACATGGACGCGTTTGGCTGCAGATGGCTCTCCAGACGGTGGCAAAGTAAGGAATGGAATGATACACTCCATTAACCCCACGCTATACAGCGATTTCTCCGTGCCCGGCTATTGTCCGGTGTGTTATCCCTCACCTCGCACCAGCTATTACTGCAATACGGTGTGGATGGCAGGGAAAATGTCCACTATTCATTGCATACTTTGTAAAAATACGCAGTTGTAAGCCAATCTTTCACGCACAATAAAATCCCTGTAACATTAAGCTGCCCCTGCTGCTGGCAGGaaacatgcacacaaacacgcacccacgcacatacacacacacgcacgcactctgTACACGGACTCTCGGCACTCAACGGAACTAACTGCCATCGGCCGAGATGGTGCTTCAACAACTGAGCTTGGAGGAGATGTGACGATTTGCTGAGAGCTTCAGGAGATTTTTATCATCGTGCACTGCTGAATAACACCAACATTTCTGCCATACAACGTCACGGTGCGACCCCGTTGcgccaccatgcgcctccatggATGGCGCCGGGGCCTGTTATACGAATAAAAGCGAGAGTGAACGGAACAAATTGTGGATAGTCGCGGCGCTGGAATTTATGGATGCAAGCTTCTGTGTTTCCGCGCTGTCCCGTTTACTCTAACGCCAATTTCGGTGCCAGTTGTTAGCTGGGTCGCCTCCGTCACCTGACTATACGCCACCGGTTAGTCCGGGACCTGACAAATTGAAAGCCTCTCGCTCGGACCCGGAACATCGTCGAGGAGTCTGCGCCGAGCGTGATGTCGTTGTGCTTTTCTCTATCGTACGGATCGAAGCATCCATAGCATCCATAGCACTGAGAGAGCGTATCTTCGTGTCGTCATGGAAACATTCCACAGCTCAACGGGCAGGAGAACATCGCTTTTTAGCTCCCACATTCATGTGACTTCCCGTACTTGGAGGCGCCCGGTCGTGTCGTTGGACTCACGACCAACACGAAGCATGATGTCGTGAACCGGAACCAGGACCGGAGATGATTGGGAAGATGAAGTATATAAACAGTTGCTGTAGAATTTGTGGCTCTCGGGCCTTCGATTAGACGAGCACATCGAGTGCGTTTTATTTGAACACATGTTGAGCTTTTGTATCGGCCAAGTCGTAAGTCAGAATGCGATTCTGTTTGGCTACGAAGTTAtatactctttttttaattttcaattgtaGCTCAACAATAAAGGAAGGTTTTTCATCTATTCTCTGTGAAGCATGCAAAATTGAGCTTTTAGGAGCTTACAGGTTGATAAAATTGTATCATATAAGCGCAAAACTGTGAACAAAACTAAACTTTAAAGGACACGTGTCACTCCCAAAAATCGCGATGCGAAAATATCTTGACAAACCGAATAAGAAGTACTTGCTGAAGGTACCAAGGCACCACGTGTGACacattttgaacattttttgttaCAGATTAAAATCAACAATTCAGAAGTGTTAGCTGAACTGAAATGGAAACCAAGTACTTGAAGAAAATAGCGGAGAAACAGGCCAAACGTAATGCATTcatttttgcatcattttcctGTACAATCACAAAACCTGAAGGCCGGCCTGTGTGATATCATTTTTATGCTAAAACCATATCCACAAACAAGCGGACCCACGAACGCATGCGGTGCACATATCCTTGCGACCTTGGTGCGCAGGCATTCGTGTCGGTTTATTTTGAACTCTAGGCGGAGAGCACGACACTGCGACTAGTTATAGCAATTGTCATGTTATTTCCGGCCAATTCACTCTCCACTGTGCATAACCTACACAATTCGCAGCGTACATAAGCAACATAATTGATTTCCTGAGCGTGTTTTGAAGAAAGCCCTACTGGAAGCATTATTCCGTGTATATTTAGACCAGTTTGTGATGGAACGAGTTTGCGATTGTTTTAGATGCAATGGCTTGCTACTAAAAGCTCATTattatatgtatacatatatgttCCATTTTAGCATTCGTAAACTTCAAAAATTCTTTCTATATATTTGCGGAAGAgtaacaaaaaagcacaatttcTTCGTcgatattgtttttattgacACAACGCATATTTACAAAAAAGCgtcttacaaaaaaaaggagaggcATTTTGAAGAGGACAGGTAAATTGTTACCCAATAATAAATACACTATGTAAAGGACACAATAACGGTCCAACGAGTTTTGAGCGTCTCaataggaaaaaagaaagagaaactAGTAGTGCACTAGAGTACGATCCAACTTAAAGCAAAAGTTTTCATGGTTTATTTCTTGTCATTAATTTCTTTGTTTGGGGGtcagaaaacaaaccacgaaCACAGCGGACATCGAATAATTGAACCCGTAAGGTATTTTGATCTAAGTTCAATAACTAAATTTGTTGTTTGCCTAGATTATAAAGACTGCCTTTCACAATGAAGCCCTACATGAGTGCATTGAATGCAGTTCCCAGCTGCAGGGATCAATTAAGAATATCTCAGACCATTGTATACGCGATTGTTGGAAGGTTGATTCAGCAGGTTCTTAATATCTGTAAAGGAATGGAATACACACATTAAATTATATTGCTATGCTAGTTTACCGTGTCGCACAGAGCAAAACTTACCTTCTTTCTCCGTGTCGCTCAGCTGTGACTTCGGGAATTCGACATCGAACGTAATGTACAGCGTACCGTGGAGGTTGTTGTTTTCGTAATTGGGCATTCCTTCGCCATTCTTGCGAATTCTAGCACCCGGCCATGTCACCTTTTCCCGCGTGACCGTCACCTTGTGCCCATCCAAGTGACTGATATCCAACGTAAACCCTACCAGTGCGTCTTGTAAACTAATCGTAATGTTGGTGTACAGATCGTCACCTCGTCGTTCGAATCGCTGATGAGGAACGGTTTTGATCTTCAACATTAGATCTCCCGGATCGCCGTCCATGTGTGGTTCTCCTTCACCGGAGAATCGCGTCTCCTGTCCGTCCTCCATTCctggttcgatttcgatttcgatggtGCGCTCTTCGTTAACCAGTTTTACATTCGGACATTCGTCGCACACCGTTTGTTGCATCATCTGGAAGCGGCCCGGGCCCAAGTTACGCGTTACCATCTCTTGCCGGCAGTTACACTTGCGGGTGCCGGAAGCAGGTTTCATCACAGGTTTGTTGCGGGTAATTTCCACAAAGTTACCACTGTACAGCTCTTCCAGTGTTACGTGAAGATCCATAACAATATTAGCACCTCGGGGCGTTTCCCGTTGCTCTTGTCCTCCGAACCCAAAACCAAAGTCGCCGAAAAATTGCGCGAAAGGATCTGTGTTATCCATCATGCCCTCCTTTTTGACACACTCCTCGCCACATCGGTCGTAAAGTTTGCGTTTGTCATCGTCCGATAGCACCTCGTATGCGGCACCCAAGTCTTGAAATTTTTGCGAAGCCTCCGGATcgtctttgtttttgtccgGATGCAGCTCTTTTGCTAGTTTTCTGTGAGGATGAAGACGGTATTAGAAGCAAATAAGTTTTAAGTTCGTGATTTAATCAACCACCATCTCATGGAATTGAACGTACCGGTATGCTTTTTTGATCTCGTTTTTGCTGGCCGTTTTCCTAAGGCCCAGAATATTGTAGAAATCTCTTCCGGCCAGGGCATCTTCGACTAATAACAAAACCACTGCACCAACCAACAGTGAGAAACAGAAGccgaatggtttcattttactaCACCTATATGTATTTTAATTTCCTAAATTAACACAGAATCTAACTCTACAGCTTCTCTTCCGTGCGTTTGTAACACGCTCCGAACAAGTTCCTAACGAATTTCACTCAAATATTCATCGAGAATCGGCCACTATGTACACGGCTGTGCGGTTTTCTGCGGTCGTGGTGCTTTCAGCATTCGCTGGTGCTCGCTGATTGGTTGAGACATTCTGACAGAACATCACTATGCCCTATCGTCAGCTTGACATGAGGTACTTTGACGTTTGCTCGTTGCGTGGAATTATGGATCGCGAAATTCATTTTACGTTTGAAAAATAGTATCTCTGCATACTTATTGATGATAAACAGATTTAATTCATTATAATTTCTATTGTAGCTCACACCCTCTAAACTCTCTTATATGCTATGCAAAAGATGGATTGGGTGCGTATTCTCCTAACAACGCACCTCTGATTATGCACCACTGAAAAAACAATTCATAAAAATACTACCAAATATAAAATGTACAACAAATAAGCGACTTAGCAGGCTACTCTTGATTCGTGTCGTAGTTTATCACCGTCAGGATACCCGGAACGTCAAAAGAACCGCTTTCGGTTACCAGGAAATGAAATCCTTTCTGCGCAAGGACATTCTGCTGCCGCTGTCACAAGCAGTATTGGTAAGTTTGCTGTAACATACGTCCATCGGGCTCATTTGCACCGTATAATATAATTGacctgctgctactgctgcgcGGTGACTGTTGCTGCAAGATAACTGTAAACTAAAATACTGCAGCACTTGCAAGTTCCTTCCTACACCTGGCTTATCGCTACTGTCCTTTCGCTGCAGAGTATGTGACTGCATTCCCTAGTACAAAATGTGATTCGTGAGTGttacaagtttttttttcgccccgaAAAAAATCCTAAAGGCAGTGAAAAGTGCGTTCCGTGTGTGAATTGTTAGTATTTCTAGTGCAAAGTGTGctgatgtgttttattttgtgggTTGCGTAGCTGATTTTCTCCCACTGCAGGGTAGTTCACTTACTGCCTCTACATATCGATTCCTTCGCGATAGTTCCTGCGGTTGAGAAATAGAAAGGAATACTCTGTGTGGCCTGCAGCGACTGTCACATAATTCGTTACATCCTTTATGAAAGAGGATTATGAATGTGGACTAAATCGATTAATATCGAggtaagagagaaaaaaaacgatccgaAACTCGGACGAATGCAATTGATTGAATATCACATAAAATACATCCAATTTACTGCTTTCCTTACCCAGAGATGCTTGTAAGGCAGCttgaaaaagagagagcaacTTTACATTTAATTATATACGCGATTGCTTGcagggaaaacgagaaaagacAAACTGTTGGCATTTGGCTAGTTTTCCCCTAACCGGTACCGTAAAAAAACAGCTTTTATCCGCGAAACTTTTTACACATCCCCTTAGTAGATGGTGAAATAATCCCGTGCTTTTGGTGGCCTCCCAAACATAACAGGTAGCTCCAGGTCACTGTGAATTACGCCTCATAAGCTGTTGAATAGTCCCGAGCTAGTAACGCAAGTAATATCGTCTTTTGCCAGAAACTTTTCTAATTGTTGATCCCATGCACACGCTGCGCAGGAAGCCCTAGTTGCTGTGGGAGAGGTATTGGGAaagaagagacaaaaaaaaccagcgcaTGAACCACATTTTCTGGCACAGGctgaaatgcattcaaaatgtGATAAAGTGTAGCTTGATACAGAAACACGCCACGAGAACAATGTTGGCTCCAGGGCGGTACCAGTCGAATAGATCGACCCTCATTATGGACGGTGGCCAAATAATTTCTCTCTAACCTCTAGCCGGGCTACCCCGTGCTACGTTGGCTGGAAATGTACCACTAGCgcaaaatgaaatcaaactgGCCACAAACCCTGAGGGGAATCAACCGGCGCCAAGTGGCACGGAAAGAAATCACGGAAAAATagcaaagcacaaaaaaaaaccatgaaaTGCTGCCTCGGACAGACATCGGGTATGCAAATCGGGTCGTCATTTTAACAACAATTGGCTCCAGCCGGGAACCGGGAGTTTTATTGGCGGATTGAGGTTAATAAGCCGCTAGAATTCTGGCCTAACACTACTGCTCCCAGCCGACATACTGAGCCTCGCGGTTTGTTCAACCGTACGCGCCTCCGAAGGTATCGGATCGATTGCGGAAGAGTCATAAATTTTGTATACCGGCCACAGCGACAAAACGGTCCACAGGATGGTAGCGAGGGTGGTTCGCATCCTGTCGAGCTTTTACGCGCACGTTTGATTagaaatgaattatttttagCTCGTTTGCTTTGGCCACGCGACGAGCATAGATTGTAGGAATGTGGGCAGCAAAAGGCAGCGATATCCAAACATTCGCCCTCGGAATCGACAGATTTGAGCGGTCCTGAAATTAACGCAACACTACTCCTCTCTCTGGCCAGTTGGGTGTagagaaacgaaaacattGTTGTGGAAATAGCGGGTCCAGAACACAGTACACAGAAAAATGCAGCCCACCGAGTGCGCGAGAGTGCGCCCCTGGTAAACCCAGAATCGATTTCTTGTCATCGTCCTTAGCGCGGCGGCGAGCGAGTGAGATAGAAAGGACCCCGGAGTGCCCATTGGTAAAATGTTCATATTTTCTTGCCCCATTGCACACATCGCTAGGACGGGctggctggtgggtggtgttcgCAAGTCCGTCGATCCGCGTCTCGTGGACAGGATATTTGcggtatatttttttgtttgttccgtaCCCGGATCCGGATCCAAACCACTGTGTATGACGGGGGTGAGGGTTTTGACTTCCTTCCGCACACATTTTCGGTGTTTTCtaaatcatgtttttcatACGCCCTCGAACGTGTAGGAATTTTATTCCAGGTCAGCCAGTCAGAAACCGGCATCCACAGTATGCGGTCAGTTGGGGTGTAgggctcacacacaaacaaaaattagaaGACCGCAGATATTAGCTTGAGCTTTCTGACCGTCTTGGAACAATGTTATATTTTATcgcaatttatttttgaacattgcTCCATTGGTACTGCTGATAGACGAAAAATTGTTTCTGTTAAAAGGTCAATGGAGGAGCGCAATCGTGTTGTAgatttctttcccattttaGCCCATTACCATTTTAGATGATTTATTCGATTCTACAATCATCACATGTTATTTAtgttttgcgcttttccgctcTTGAACGACCGCTTATCACTGCACGCGATATGGCagtgggataaaaaaaagatctaAAAAAGCGTTACCGTATTGCAAACCTATGATTTCAAGCAGCGGCCTTTGCTTTGCCGTGCAATTTCACCGTAATCATATCATGGCGCAAATTGTGCGGAACTGGTTGCTATTAATTCTTCCTCGTCTTTTTCGTCTTAAAGTGCGCTTTTCCATCACGTTCGAAATCACACGATGCACAAACATTCGCCCTTATCGCGTTGGCCGGAGCAAACACTCCGGTTGCCACTCGGTTTGGCCGTGTGCATTCTGTGAAACTTCCCCACCGGTACCGCTCATTGACGCCCGTCCTCCGAAGGCCCAAAATGGTAttttaatgtaatttttttcccGGACGacaggggagaaaaaaaaacgtaacggCTCCGTAAGCCAGCACCAGCGCCAGTTGTGCTTTCGCCGCATTTACTGAGCAATTTGAATGTTTGCATAAATTACACATGCAATTCTGAAGCACCTCGGGCTGCGAATGTGGCTGAACAATTTACCACAACCCGTGCCCAAGGGAAGTGTGGGCTTTTTGAGGCAAAAATAGGGAAGAAAAAGGGGACCGATAGTTGAGGGAGTGTTGCTCGTTAATGTGGCATCATGAGGCAAGAAACCATTTCCATGCCACCATCTAGCGTAATGAGCGAACAAAGCTCTAAGACGGGTACAAGACGCCCGTCGACCCAGTTACTGCTTGACCTCATCGATTCGTTTTCCGTGGTCGTCTGTTACGTTCTACGTCTAGCGAGATAAAGATAGGTTTGCGTCAAGCACGTGCCCCAGATAGATCGAAGCGGTATTTAAATCCTGCGATGAGTAAGTGGCGTTGGGTGTGCGAAAGAATTACAAGCTCCAGCTGGGAAGAAACTGAACCCCACCACAGTAGGCTAAAATCCGCTCTATTTCTTGAGCAAACAATTTATTCCTTCTTTACCTAACAAAAGCCTGCTCAGTTGACGTTAAAGCGTCACCACCGTTAATTTGTTGCATCGAAAGCAAATCTGACACgtcttttttatcgtttttctcCCCTGCTGAAAATAATTCCACGTGGCGCACTCGAAAAATCCCCCACCAGAACCGGAAATTCGAAACCGGGGCGACGCCAAAAAATCATTAGCATCGCGCGACCACGAAGCAAAATCGAGTGAATGATTAAGTTTGCATAACGCTCATTAGCTTattagcctttttttctgctgctatTGTGCTGGACGCTCGCCCATCGCATTCAGATCGGCGGAAAACGCTACAAGAAGCGGGCCCGTTTTGCTTGTGCTTCAGCAAAGCAATTATTTTCATTAGggaaaacctttcccgcgccATTGCCATTGAAAGGTGTTGCAGGTAAACGACGGCTAAACCGTCCCTTTGACCGTTGGCCGGAAGTCTGCCTCTTCCTTCTTAGTGTTGCTTTCTATCAATAGTAAAATAAACCCCTCGAACAAATGATACTAGAACCGTTGTGCCTACTTTTGATGGCCGGCAAGGTCTGACTGAGACTGCGACCACTCATTTGTTTACCTTCGTACCGGTCGGGCACAATCACGGACCGAGGGGGTAGCATTTCCTTTGGGTGCGTGCCAAAAACATAACCCCACATTAATATATCTGACCTTTCGAGTGCGTCGGAACTTCGGCACCTTTTCTCCTGCGAGACGAGTGTCAAAAATAAGTGGCGGCATTTTGGCATGAAGTGAAGGAACCCCGTcctcgaaaaaagaaaccataaaACGGAAATGGCCCCCGGTAAGCCATAGAAAGGACGAACGGCTAAACGCAAATCTTGAGACCGCtagtttttccctccacatTTGGAAGACTTTCGACTGACGGGTCACACTTTGGGTGGAACCGCAACGAAGTCgtaattttttattcatccccTTCCTTAAGGCTGGGAATTCAGGCTGATGTTGTTTCGCCCCGCTACAGATAACATCTGTACCATCGTTAAGCTGCCGTCGAAAACTTACGCCCGGGTGGCAAAAGGAGCCTCCATCCTAGGACGTGTTGGTCAGTTCGCTCAGCCAGACATAGTTACATAGGGCCTCGTATACCTTTCGATGCCATGAAATTCAATGATCTTTTGGTGGTGTGAAGTCGTGGCTCGTGGCTTAGAACAGCGCATCCAGGGGATGAGTTTGTTAGAGCaccttttttggtttttgcaccaccaggcgcctccatcggagaACTGGCCTCGAGCGCAATCAATCATCTAGATGATCGTAACATTTTTGCCATTTCCATAATATGCTCTATAAAGtgaataaagagaaaaaaaaatgttatgttATTCATGAGCTCAGGTGGGGGTGAATTTAAATAAAggaaatggtttaaaaattAGCCCACACGCACAAGCACCTATTTAAGCGCGTACGGAGATAGGGCGACTCGTCGTGCACTCGTAAATGGGCGACTTTCCGACGACACCTTAATGTTGGACGGGACAGTGAAAGGTCCTGCCGCACGCACACGGTGTCGGACTtcctgggtggtgggttttgcaaaaaaaaaacagaagaaaaattagAAATATTCCCCCTGCGTGCAACCGTGTGCGAGACACGGACGATTAATAACGTGCGCTGACATTTTTTCGTGG encodes:
- the LOC128727363 gene encoding dnaJ homolog shv, which translates into the protein MKPFGFCFSLLVGAVVLLLVEDALAGRDFYNILGLRKTASKNEIKKAYRKLAKELHPDKNKDDPEASQKFQDLGAAYEVLSDDDKRKLYDRCGEECVKKEGMMDNTDPFAQFFGDFGFGFGGQEQRETPRGANIVMDLHVTLEELYSGNFVEITRNKPVMKPASGTRKCNCRQEMVTRNLGPGRFQMMQQTVCDECPNVKLVNEERTIEIEIEPGMEDGQETRFSGEGEPHMDGDPGDLMLKIKTVPHQRFERRGDDLYTNITISLQDALVGFTLDISHLDGHKVTVTREKVTWPGARIRKNGEGMPNYENNNLHGTLYITFDVEFPKSQLSDTEKEDIKNLLNQPSNNRVYNGLRYS